The following are from one region of the Parafrankia discariae genome:
- a CDS encoding GntR family transcriptional regulator yields MAEHALKRVRTSRAVVEWVHRQIFDGRLRPGDRIDVEGVSATLGVSPTPVREALVLLERDGVVSTQVHRAAFVEHFDARTLRADFHVFGLLSGVTVSRIARHREPDVLAELRRLLAELRATPPEARTRWYELTTEMVLFQHRAGATPRLRADLRGFGDFLDWTARQSDQRSHTEVVRAHELVVDAIAAGDEHGAAQARLADARAVAEEVIREFVRRGVLSAEADTVGAG; encoded by the coding sequence GTGGCCGAACATGCCTTGAAACGAGTCAGGACGAGCCGCGCCGTGGTCGAGTGGGTGCATCGGCAGATCTTCGACGGGCGGCTGCGCCCCGGCGACCGCATCGACGTCGAGGGCGTCAGCGCGACCCTCGGTGTCAGTCCCACGCCCGTCCGCGAGGCCCTGGTGCTGCTCGAACGGGACGGGGTCGTCTCCACCCAGGTGCACCGTGCCGCGTTCGTCGAGCATTTCGACGCCCGTACGCTGCGCGCCGACTTCCACGTCTTCGGCCTGCTGAGCGGGGTCACGGTCTCCCGGATCGCGCGGCACCGCGAACCGGACGTCCTCGCCGAGCTGCGGCGCCTCCTCGCCGAGCTGCGGGCCACCCCGCCGGAGGCGCGCACCCGCTGGTACGAGCTGACCACCGAGATGGTGCTGTTCCAGCACCGGGCCGGCGCCACCCCCCGGCTGCGCGCCGACCTGCGTGGCTTCGGCGACTTCCTCGACTGGACGGCCCGCCAGAGCGACCAGCGCTCCCACACCGAGGTCGTCCGGGCCCACGAGCTCGTCGTCGACGCCATCGCCGCCGGTGACGAGCACGGCGCCGCGCAGGCCCGCCTCGCCGACGCCCGGGCCGTGGCCGAGGAGGTCATCCGCGAGTTCGTCCGGCGCGGCGTGCTGTCCGCCGAGGCGGACACGGTCGGCGCGGGCTGA